The genome window GCTGCTCGGACTCTACTTCCCGGTTCGCGCGGCTGTCCAGTCCTCACGCCGAGGGGTGATGGTCGTGTTGGTCGGCGTTGCGTTTGTCGGCTTTTTCGTGTTGATACGGAACGCACTGAATTTCCAGGAAATCATTGTCGATGCGACCGCACCCTGGCAGGTTGCACGCGGTCGCGTTATCACGAACTCGGCATTGATTCTTGTCCCATCATTCATTGCCTTGGGATTATTCCTGGCAGCGAGGACCGTACGCGAGTTGGCGCTGTGGTTCGGATTCTTCATGATGTTTGTAGCCGGGCTTCTTCTGACTCAGAGTAGAGGTTACTGGTTGGCATTTGCTGTCGGCGCCTTTGTCATCTTCCTGCTGGTGGGCGCTCCGTCGCGTCGCAGACTGCTCTGGTCCGGTATCGTGTCGCTTCTGGGTGTTGTGTCCGTCGCGTATATCCTTTTTCCAGACGCCTTCCTTCTGATGGCCACGGGAATGATCAACCGGCTGTTTTCGATCGGATCGGCTATTTCAACGGATCCGTCCATGGTGAACCGATACCTGGAAAGCCAGGCGGCCATGGAGCATGTGAAATCGAATCCGATACTGGGTCACGGGATGGGCACGCCATTCCGATTCTATGACATCACCTGGGAGTATTCCATGAATCGTGCGTTCATCCACAATGGCTATGTCTCGTTGTTGTTCAAATTCGGCTTGTGGGGAACGGGCCTCGTCCTCTTCTTCCTGGGAGCCATTTTCGTACGGTCCACACAGAGTTTTCGCCGCAAGCTGGGCTCCCGTACACACCAGGCCATGGCATTGGGAGTGGCCGGCTGTCTCGCCGCTTTCTCCATTCTTACCATCACATCCAATCCATTCTATTTGAAGGATACACTCTTCATCCTGGGTGTGCTCTCAGGAATCGGTGGTGGTGCATGGGCGCTTCGAATGGATTCGTGAAGAGCCATTCCCACATCGCGCTGGTCGAATTGTATGCTGGGGGCCATCACAGGATGTACCTCGAATTGCTGGTGCAGCAGTGGTTATCCGGCGCATACCCCGGAAAACTCTCACTCTGGGTGTCATCAGTCTTCGCCGAGTCGCATGCTGATTTCATTTCGGCTCTGGTGGATTCTCCCGTCGAGATCCACGTGCTGGATGAAATCCCGCGTGACCTGGAGTCCGGAAGCGGGGCGAAGCATCTCCTGAAGTGTGATCGGTGGCATGGCCATGCACTGAAACACGCGTGCGATGGCGGCGCCAAGCATGTTGTATTCATGTACCTGGATCATGCCCAACTGGCGGTAGCGCGGCGTTCGACCATGAACGTCCGTGTGTCCGGAATCTTGTTCAAGCCACCGGAGCGTGTTCACTCCTGGGCGCTACCTGGTGTCGTGCGACAGGTTCGGAAACGATTCATCCTGAACCGGTTGACCCGATCGCCGAGCTTGCACACCATTTTCGTCCTGGACCCCGCAATTCCAGTCGAGCGTCCTTTCGTATACATGCCGGACGGCATCACGCAACCGGATCCCGATCTGTCACCGGACGAAATCCGTGCACAAACCGGAAGCGGACGTGCGCGCCTTTTCCTGATGTTCGGCGACCTGAGCCTGCGGAAAGGCATTCATCGTCTGGCGGATGCCTGGAGTGGACAGGGACACCTGCTCCTGGCGGGTCGCGTACCCGAAAACGAGCCGGAAGCGCAAGCGGCTGTCGACCGGTTGGCGAATCGTCAAGATGTGTCGTATTACTCGGGATACGCATCGAATGAACGAATGGCGGCCTTTTTTCGCGCATCTGACGTTGTGTTGCTCCCTTACGATGGCCACGTGGGATCGAGTAATGTTCTGATTCGGGCAGCACACGCCGGAAAGCCTGTCATTGCGTGCAGCGATGGACTGGTCGGTCGTCTGGTCGAGCAAAATGAACTGGGACGCACCGTGAATCCGACAGATGCGACAGCATTCGGATCCGCACTCGACCGCCAGGAAATCGCCTTCAATCCGTCCAAAATGGCACAGTTCAGTGCCCTTCATTCGCCAGAGGCCATGGGGCAGATATTCTTTTCGACCATCCTGACCAACTGAAAATGAGTCCGAAGCTTCGCGTTTGTATCCAGTGGCCGCGGTTCGGACCCTATCACATGGGCCGGCTCCAGGCGGTTCATGAAAGGCTGGCCGCGGATGGAATGGAACTCGTGGCCCTCGAAACGGCCTCGAAGGATGCTCTCTATGCATGGAGCGAGATGGAGGCGACGACGGATTTCCAGCGGGTCCAGGTTTTTCCGGGTCAGGTATTCGAGTCCATTCCTCCCGCCGTCATGCACGCCGAAGTGGTAAGCGCACTGGACAGGATGGACCCGGATATCGTCTTCATCCATACCTACAGTTTCCCGGACAGCCGGGCATGTCTTGAATGGTGCAAGAAGAGAAACCGGTCGGCGGTCGTCATGACCGATTCTAAGGAAGACGATGCTCCGCGCAATGGCTTTCGGGAATGGTTGAAGTCAGGACTCATTCAGTCCTACGATGCGGCACTGCTGGGTGGAACGCCGCAGCGACGGTATTTCGAAAAACTGGGATTTCCGCCGGATGGCATTTTCCTGGGCTACGATGTTGTCGACAATGCCTACTTCAGGCAGGCCGCTGAAAAATCCAAGGCATCGGATTTGTCCGGACTCCCGGGCCTTGGTCCGGGCGACGGACCAGACCACGCCCCGTTCTTCCTCGCATCGAACCGATTCATTCCGGCCAAGAATCTGGATAGGCTGTTGATGGCCTATTCCGCCTACAGGAGATTGTCGGATAATCCCTGGCGACTGATCATGCTCGGGGACGGAGAATTGCGTCCCCAACTGGAGGCCGCCGCGCCAGACGGTGTCGTTTTTGCCGGATTCAGGCAAATCGAAGACATCCCCGCCTACTATGGCGCCGCTGCATGTTTCATCCATCCGTGCCTGAAGGATACGTGGGCACTGGTGGTAAATGAGGCCATGGCGTGCGGACTACCCGTCCTTGTTTCCACCCGTGCGGGTTGTCATGTCGACCTGGTGGAACACGGTGAAAACGGATACCGATTCGATCCTGAAGACGTGGGTACCATGACATCACTCATGATGCGGGTGGCCGAGCACACCGATTGGCGCAAACGTGCTGGCCGCCGGTCTCTCGAAATTATCGCCGAATGGGACCTGGATCGCTTCGTGAGTGGAGTATATGATGCCATGGTTTATTGCAAAGAGACACCCAGGGTGCCGTACCATGCCCGGGGACGGGCCATCGTCGCCCTCATGAAGCGCACCCGCTCGACGACGGCGTTCCACACGGCCGAAATATAGCTTCGCCGAGTGGCTGTAACTCTCCCGGCGGCTGAGGCGTAACTCGGTTGAACGTCCAAAAAAATGCCATCATGTCCCGATCCCTGACCTTTCTTCTGGCCGCCTTCCTGTTCCTTCTGCCCGCCATCCAGCCCGTCGGCGCGCAGAACCAACCGCCGAACCGCGCCGACGCGGGAGAGCACGCCGGCGCTGGCGAATACGATGCACTTGTCAGCGCCATGCGCGTCGTGGTATCCATCCTGCACGATGCGACCACGCGGCACGCCGCCGAGCCGATTTCCGACCAATTGCGCAGCGTATCGCTGAAACTGAACGATGCGGCGCCGTCCACCGGCGGATTCCGGGGGCCCTCCCGCAACCCGGACGAGTTGGTGCGCATCCTGAAGGATGTCCGCTATCAATTGTTCGACATGGCCCACGAAACGAGCGATCGCGACCTCGCCATCAAATTGTATGACATGGTCGATGCGCTCGACGAGGCGGTCGCCCTGGCTGAGAACCGCGAGGTCAACTACGTGGAGCGCCCCAGCGGCGATTACTACACGGAAGGAACGTGGCAGGATGGCCGGCGCACCGGCGGCTCCACCGGGGACCGCTACCGCGATCGGGACAAGGATCGGGACGATGACAAACACTGGCGGCGCGGCGACCATAATTGGAATCCGGATTGGGACTGGGACTGGAATTGGGATCGGGGATGGTCCCACGGCAGGATCTCCTCTTCGGGATTCATCGGGGAAAGCGCCAGCAACTGGCCATATGCCGACCGGAGCCTGTACCGGTTCACGCCGGCCGTCCGCTACAACCGCGTGGAAGGACTCGTCCTGGGCATTGCCCAGGATCCCCTGTCATGGACGTCGCGGGACCGGGGTCGGATCTTCGGCCAGGTCAGTTACGCGTTCGGTCTGGATGACCTGCGCTACGAAGTGGGCGCCGAGACCCGGATTGGCCGCCCCGACGACGTGGTGGACATCAAGTTCGGGGGCGCCTACCACCAGAACACCGGCACGGAAGACCTCTGGAAATCCAACTGGGTGGAGAACAGCCTGGCATCGGCCCTTTTCAAGACCGATTTCTTCGACTACCACGAGACGGAGGGCTGGACCCTGTACACCGTCATGCGTGTCACGCCGTACGTCCAGATGTCGGCCGGTTACCGGAGCGATGCCTGGCGCTCGCTGTCCCGCAACGTCAGTTGGTCCCTGTTCGGGGGCGACGGCTTCCGCGTGAACCCCGGCATCGTCGAAGGCGACATGCGTTCGCTGGTGCTGTCGCTCGAGGGCGGCAAGGTCGTCTCGCTGAACCGGCATCCGCGCGGCGTGGCCTTCCGTGCCGAGGCGGAAATCGGGCAGGGACTCGGCGGTGACTTCGACTACTCGCGCTATGTGGGTGATGTGCGCGGCTATGCCCGCCTGTCCCGCGTGTCGGGCTTCAGCCTACGCATGCGAGGCGGCTTCACCGAGGGCAGCGTCCCCGTCCAGAAAGCCTTCACGCTGGGCGGCGCCGGCACCATGCGCGCGTATCCCCAGAACATCTACCAGGGCACGCGGATGCTCCTGGCCAACGCCGAACTCGCCCTCCACGAGCCCGATGTACTCGATTGGCTGCTGGACGACATGATCCTGCTGGGTCTGTTCGATGCGGGCTGGACCAACTCCGGCAGCATTGTCTCCGGCGGCGCGGGCAGCGGCGCTTCAGATGCGTTCGCCTGGAAGGATGTCGTCCCCTCGGCCGGCGTCGGACTGGCCCTCGACGACCGCAACCTCCGATTCGAGCTCGCCTGGCCCCTCCGCGACCTCGGCACCGGCCGCAGTCCCACCTTCTGGCTGCGCCTGAACCCGACGTTCTGAATTGTTATCCTTGCATATTTAAAGCCTTGCTTTTAATTTGCACGGATGATACCTCGCCGTGCCTATACTCTCGTCCGCGAAGGCTTGCGCCGTCAAGCCGCTGTGGCGCTGATTGGTCCGCGTCAGGTTGGGAAGACAACCCTCGCCCATGAGATTGGGGATGAAACTGGCGCACTCTACCTCGACCTGGAAGCCAGGGCGGACCGGGACAAGCTGGCCGATCCTGCACTGTTTCTCCGTGCGTATGCGGATCGCTTGGTCATTCTGGACGAGATTCACCGGGTCCCGGAACTGTTCCAGGAACTGCGTGGCCTGATTGACGAGGGACGAAGGACCGGCAAACGGAACGGGCGTTTTCTCATTCTGGGTTCGGCCTCAATGGATCTGCTTCGGCAATCGGGAGAAAGCCTTGCCGGTCGGATTGAATATGTGCACCTCTCCTCACTGGATGCGCTTGAAGCCACGGACGACGCGGATTCATTGCGGCGTCTGTGGGTGCGTGGTGGCTTTCCGGACAGTTTTCTGTCTGAACGGGAATCGGACAGCTTTGCCTTCCGTCAGAACTTCATTCGAACGTATCTCGAGCGCGACGTGCCCCAATTCGGTCGCCGTATTCCGGCAGAAACACTGGAGCGACTGTGGACCATGCTGGCACACAGCCAGGGTGCGCTGCTGAATGCGTCCAAACTGGCCGCTGGGCTTTCCGTTACGGCGCCCACCGTGACCGGATATGTTGACCTGCTGGTTGATTTACTGCTCGTACGGCGTCTTAGACCGTTTCACGGCAATACGAAAAAACGCCTGGTAAAATCCCCCAAGGTATATGTCCGGGACAGCGGACTGGTACATGCCCTGCTCGGCATTCAAGATTACAATGACCTTGCCGGCCACCCGGTTGTCGGCATGAGTTGGGAAGGCTTTGTGATAGAAAACCTGATCAGTATCGCGTCGCCGCAAACAAAAGCCAGTTTCTACCGCACATCTGCCGGCGCTGAAATCGACCTGCTTCTTGAGTTGCCCGGAAAAAACGGGCTCTGGGCGATTGAGATCAAACGCGGCCTCTCAGCGAACCTCAGTAAAGGATTCCATAGTGCCCGCGCCGACCTCAATCCGGACCGCTCCTTCGTGGTGACATCTGCCAATGACCGATTCCCCGTCGCCGAAGGCGTAGAGGCCATCGGTCTCAGGGAACTGGCGAAACTCCTGATGGAGTTTGGCGCCGCTCAACCCTGATCGGCATGGATTGTAGATTGAATTGACAATCCATGCCATACGATGAGTGTTGCCATCCCTAAATTGGCGGCATGAATTCCCTCTCCCTCCGCCTCAAACACGCGCTCAAGCACTTCGTGGGCCGCTTCGGCGTCGAACTGCGGCGTACGCGGTCCGGCTTCGGCCCGGCGACGGCGGCCCGGCCCCTGGCGGTCACGAATTTGTTCTATGAGGACCTCCGCGCCCGCGGTTTCATGCCTGCGTTCATCGTGGACGTGGGCGCCAACCGGGGCGACTGGACTGAAATGACGTTGGGCGTCTGGCCGGACGCCCGGTTCCTCCTCCTGGAGCCCCAACCGGAGTTCGCGCCCGGATTGGACCGACTGTCGGCCGCGCATCCCAACGTGGAGTGGCTACCCCTGGCCGCTGGCCCCGAGGACAATGAACTCATGCTGACGTTGTGGCCGGACCTGAACGGATCGTCCCTGACCCCCACCGAGCGCGAGCGCACCGCCGAAATGAAGAACCAACGGCAGGTTTCGGTCCGGCGTTTGGAGGATCTGGTCCAGAACGGTGGCACCGTCCCGAATCTGGTCAAACTGGATATCCAGGGATTTGAACTGGAAGCCCTGAAAGGCGCCGAGTCCTTCTTCGGCGTCACCGAGCTCTTCGTGCTCGAGGTTTCGTTGTACCCGTTCTACGAGCGGACGCCCATTGTGAGCGAGGTCGTGGCGTTCATGCACGATCGAGGCTACGAACTCTATGACGTAGCCGATTACATTCGCCGCGCATCGGATGGCGCGCTCGCCCAGATGGACATGGCGTTTGCGCGCCAGGGCGGCATGTTGCGCGCATCGAACACGTGGTAGGCTGAGCCTTTTTCCCTACTCCAGGTTTTCCAGATCAGCCCAGTCCTGGTGCCTGCCGAGGGCTCGCTTGTTTTGCTTGAGGCGATCAAGGTTGATGAATGGAACCGAAACATCGTCCACGACCACCTCAACCTTTTCCTGATAACAGGAATCGAATTCAACTCCCTTCAGGCTCGTGAGGAGGTCAATCCGGTTTGGAGGGTATCCCAATTGAACTACACGGTCGGGAGCCACGAAATCTGCTTCGGTCAGATCTGTTGACCCGAATCCGAACTCGCGCAGTGCATCCATCAGCCTGCGGGCATTTTCCGGGTTGAAGTCCACCCACAAATCGATGTCCTTTGTATACCTGGGGTGTCCATGAAACGCGACCGCGTAACCGCCCACGACCAGGAATCGGACCTCATGAGAGGTCAATAACGCGATAAACTCTTTGAAGTCGGGGCTGAGATTCATCTTGCCAACCGTGGTATTCGCGTCGAATGGATTCGAGTGCTTCCAGGCGCCGCTCATATGATTGCGACTGCCAATAGGCAAAATCGCTGGGGGCCTCGTCTATCTTGAAGATCTTGACGGCTTTGCGATCAATCATGATAAGGATGGCTTTGGCGGAAGTGTACTTCTGTTATACTCTTGAACCTGCTCGAGGTTGGGCCTATTCAATGCCTGCAGCCACCAGCTTCTTCATGGGCTTGGCCAGAATAAGCGCGACGGCGCCAGCGGCCGCTGAAATCAACGCCACCTGGTAGAAGAGCCCTTCGAAGCCGAGGGCTTCCACGTCGCCGGCCACGAGACCGGCGAACAAGTTGCCGAGCGCCGTGGCCACGAACCAGATGCCCATCATCTGGCTCACGCGCCCCGTCGGCGCAAGCTTCGTGATCGACGACAGGCCGACCGGAGACAACGACAGTTCGCCCACGGTGTGGAAGAAGTAGGTCACGATCAGGAAGATCATGGCCGCATTGGCACCTTCAGCCGCCGCCTGGGCCGCGCCCCAGGCCAGCACGAAGAAGCCGGCGCCCAGGCCAATCAGGCCGAACGCGAACTTGAACAGGAACGAGGGGTGCTTGTTGATGCGCGCCAGCGCCAGCCACAGCCAGCCAAAAATGGGCGCAAAAATGATGATGAACATCGAGTTCACCGACTGCAGCCAGCTGGCGGGCACTTCCCAGCCGAACGCACTGCGATCGGTGGCCCGCTCAGCGAACAGGTTCAAGCTGGATCCGGCCTGTTCAAAACCGCTCCAGAAGATGGCAGCCAGCACGAAGAGCCACAGGATGATCACCAGATGCTTCTTTTCCTGGGTGTTGTGGCCGCCGAACAGGAACAGATACGCGAAATACAGCCCCACGATGATCAGGATACTCGACCCCAAGCCGCCGGCAATCTGCTGGATGGTGAGCGGAATAATGCCCCACGAGACCAGGAATCCGAACAGCACGGTGAGACCAAGTATGCCCGCGCAAATGGAATAGAAACGCTTCGAGCGCGTTGAGATTTCCTGAGCCGACGAGGCGGACACAAACGTCCCGGCCTCCCCCAGGTACTTGTAGCCCAAGCGGTACTGTATGAGTCCGAGGACCATGCCGAAGCCGGCCGCCGAGAATCCCCAGTGCCAATTGACTTCCTGCCCGAAGTACCCGCAGACGAGCGGCCCGAGGAATCCGCCGAGGTTGATGCCCATGTAGAAGATTGAGAATCCCGCATCGCGCCGGGCGCCGCCCTCCGGATACAGATCCGCC of Rhodothermales bacterium contains these proteins:
- a CDS encoding glycosyltransferase, translated to MKSHSHIALVELYAGGHHRMYLELLVQQWLSGAYPGKLSLWVSSVFAESHADFISALVDSPVEIHVLDEIPRDLESGSGAKHLLKCDRWHGHALKHACDGGAKHVVFMYLDHAQLAVARRSTMNVRVSGILFKPPERVHSWALPGVVRQVRKRFILNRLTRSPSLHTIFVLDPAIPVERPFVYMPDGITQPDPDLSPDEIRAQTGSGRARLFLMFGDLSLRKGIHRLADAWSGQGHLLLAGRVPENEPEAQAAVDRLANRQDVSYYSGYASNERMAAFFRASDVVLLPYDGHVGSSNVLIRAAHAGKPVIACSDGLVGRLVEQNELGRTVNPTDATAFGSALDRQEIAFNPSKMAQFSALHSPEAMGQIFFSTILTN
- a CDS encoding oligopeptide:H+ symporter: MSTDVSFFGHPRGLATLFFTEMWERFSYYGMRALLILFMTAAATGMNPGMELSDGTAAAIYGLYTSFVYLLSLPGGWVADKIWGQRKSIFVGGCIIAAGHFSMAIPSQFTFFAGLILIVIGTGLLKPNVSSIVADLYPEGGARRDAGFSIFYMGINLGGFLGPLVCGYFGQEVNWHWGFSAAGFGMVLGLIQYRLGYKYLGEAGTFVSASSAQEISTRSKRFYSICAGILGLTVLFGFLVSWGIIPLTIQQIAGGLGSSILIIVGLYFAYLFLFGGHNTQEKKHLVIILWLFVLAAIFWSGFEQAGSSLNLFAERATDRSAFGWEVPASWLQSVNSMFIIIFAPIFGWLWLALARINKHPSFLFKFAFGLIGLGAGFFVLAWGAAQAAAEGANAAMIFLIVTYFFHTVGELSLSPVGLSSITKLAPTGRVSQMMGIWFVATALGNLFAGLVAGDVEALGFEGLFYQVALISAAAGAVALILAKPMKKLVAAGIE
- a CDS encoding glycosyltransferase family 4 protein; amino-acid sequence: MSPKLRVCIQWPRFGPYHMGRLQAVHERLAADGMELVALETASKDALYAWSEMEATTDFQRVQVFPGQVFESIPPAVMHAEVVSALDRMDPDIVFIHTYSFPDSRACLEWCKKRNRSAVVMTDSKEDDAPRNGFREWLKSGLIQSYDAALLGGTPQRRYFEKLGFPPDGIFLGYDVVDNAYFRQAAEKSKASDLSGLPGLGPGDGPDHAPFFLASNRFIPAKNLDRLLMAYSAYRRLSDNPWRLIMLGDGELRPQLEAAAPDGVVFAGFRQIEDIPAYYGAAACFIHPCLKDTWALVVNEAMACGLPVLVSTRAGCHVDLVEHGENGYRFDPEDVGTMTSLMMRVAEHTDWRKRAGRRSLEIIAEWDLDRFVSGVYDAMVYCKETPRVPYHARGRAIVALMKRTRSTTAFHTAEI
- a CDS encoding ATP-binding protein, whose product is MRRQAAVALIGPRQVGKTTLAHEIGDETGALYLDLEARADRDKLADPALFLRAYADRLVILDEIHRVPELFQELRGLIDEGRRTGKRNGRFLILGSASMDLLRQSGESLAGRIEYVHLSSLDALEATDDADSLRRLWVRGGFPDSFLSERESDSFAFRQNFIRTYLERDVPQFGRRIPAETLERLWTMLAHSQGALLNASKLAAGLSVTAPTVTGYVDLLVDLLLVRRLRPFHGNTKKRLVKSPKVYVRDSGLVHALLGIQDYNDLAGHPVVGMSWEGFVIENLISIASPQTKASFYRTSAGAEIDLLLELPGKNGLWAIEIKRGLSANLSKGFHSARADLNPDRSFVVTSANDRFPVAEGVEAIGLRELAKLLMEFGAAQP
- a CDS encoding O-antigen ligase family protein encodes the protein MPNTPLLPGDTWLLNWGRFLLGGALALGLLVTVYLTALAPDLLPALPILLLAGLAGWWLFTHPLANLFVVLCAFVLVASHEEGIQATEALYALYFLAFLGHWVVVHLFMRKDHVIRTREDQALILFLAFMTLSIPLTLVFGGSLKGALTEWLAYMLLGLYFPVRAAVQSSRRGVMVVLVGVAFVGFFVLIRNALNFQEIIVDATAPWQVARGRVITNSALILVPSFIALGLFLAARTVRELALWFGFFMMFVAGLLLTQSRGYWLAFAVGAFVIFLLVGAPSRRRLLWSGIVSLLGVVSVAYILFPDAFLLMATGMINRLFSIGSAISTDPSMVNRYLESQAAMEHVKSNPILGHGMGTPFRFYDITWEYSMNRAFIHNGYVSLLFKFGLWGTGLVLFFLGAIFVRSTQSFRRKLGSRTHQAMALGVAGCLAAFSILTITSNPFYLKDTLFILGVLSGIGGGAWALRMDS
- a CDS encoding FkbM family methyltransferase, which codes for MNSLSLRLKHALKHFVGRFGVELRRTRSGFGPATAARPLAVTNLFYEDLRARGFMPAFIVDVGANRGDWTEMTLGVWPDARFLLLEPQPEFAPGLDRLSAAHPNVEWLPLAAGPEDNELMLTLWPDLNGSSLTPTERERTAEMKNQRQVSVRRLEDLVQNGGTVPNLVKLDIQGFELEALKGAESFFGVTELFVLEVSLYPFYERTPIVSEVVAFMHDRGYELYDVADYIRRASDGALAQMDMAFARQGGMLRASNTW